A genome region from Lonchura striata isolate bLonStr1 chromosome 36, bLonStr1.mat, whole genome shotgun sequence includes the following:
- the TSR2 gene encoding pre-rRNA-processing protein TSR2 homolog, with product MAAPGVEARALFAEGVRAVLGGWAALQLAVAQGFGGPQGPEKAAWLSSALLDFFTQNADLEQEEVEDFLAEVMDNEFDTVVEDGSLQQSPPEPGEEEEEEESGEEEEEAMECGTPPPPSDGWTVVQRRRRR from the exons ATGGCGGCCCCCGGGGTGGAGGCGCGGGCGCTGTTCGCGGAGGGGGTCCGCGCCGTGCTGGGGGGGTGGGCGGCGCTGCAG CTGGCGGTGGCGCAGGGCTTCGGGGGGCCGCAGGGTCCCGAAAAGGCCGCGTGGCTCAGCTCGGCGCTGCTCGACTTCTTCACGCAGAACG CTgacctggagcaggaggaggtggaggattTCCTGGCCGAGGTGATGGACAACGAGTTCGACACGGTGGTGGAGGACGGCAGCCTGCAGCAG agccccccggagccaggggaggaggaggaggaggaggagagcggcgaggaagaggaggag GCCATGGAGTGCGGGACGCCCCCGCCCCCCTCGGACGGCTGGACCGTGgtgcagcggcggcggcggcgatgA